Below is a genomic region from Jiangella gansuensis DSM 44835.
TTCTTGCCCAGCGCCATCTCACCGAGCTCGGTGGACGGACCGTCGGCGATGACCTGGCCGGCCTCGACCCGCTGACCCTCGTCGACGATGGGCCGCTGGTTGATGCACGACCCCGCGTTGGACCGGCGGAACTTGGCCAGCTGGTAGGTCTGGTAGGTGCCGTCGTCGGCCATGATGGTGACGTAGTCGGCCGACAGCTCGGTGACCACGCCGCTCTTCTCGGCCAGCACGACGTCGCCGGCGTCCTCGGCCGCGTGCGACTCCATACCGGTACCGACCAGCGGCGACTCCGAACGCAGCAGCGGCACGGCCTGGCGCTGCATGTTGGAACCCATGAGCGCACGGTTGGCGTCGTCGTGCTCGAGGAACGGGATCATCGCGGTGGCGACGGACACCATCTGCCGCGGCGACACGTCCATGTAGTCGACCTGGTCGCCCGGGACGGTCTCGATCTCGCCGCCACGCTTGCGGACCAGCACCTTCTCCTCGGCGAAGTGGCCGTCCTCGGCCAGCTGCGCGTTGGCCTGGGCGATGACCCGGCGGTCCTCCTCGTCGGCGCTCAGGTACTCGATGTCGTCGGTGACCCGGCCGTCGACGACACGGCGGTACGGCGTCTCGATGAACCCGAAGGCGTTGATGCGACCGTAGGTGGCCAGCGAGCCGATCAGACCGATGTTCGGACCCTCCGGGGTCTCGATCGGGCACATGCGGCCGTAGTGCGACGGGTGGACGTCACGGACCTCCATGCCGGCGCGCTCACGCGACAGACCACCCGGACCCAGTGCGTTGAGCCGGCGCTTGTGCGTCAGCCCCGCCAGGGGGTTGGTTTGGTCCATGAACTGCGACAGCTGGGAGGTTCCGAAGAACTCCTTGATCGCGGCCACGACCGGCCGGATGTTGATCAGCGTCTGCGGCGTGATGGCCTCGACGTCCTGCGTGGTCATGCGCTCGCGGACGACGCGCTCCATGCGGGACAGACCGGTGCGGACCTGGTTCTGGATGAGCTCGCCGACCGTACGGATGCGCCGGTTGCCGAAGTGGTCGATGTCGTCGACCTCGACCGGGACCGTGAGCTCGCCGTTGGTGAGCTCGGTCTCGCCGGCGTGCAGCCGCACCAGGTAGCGCAGCGTGCCGATGATGTCGTCGATGGTCAGCGTGCTCTGGTCCAGCGCCAGATCCAGGCCCAGCTTCTTGCTCAGCTTGTAGCGGCCGACCCGGGCGAGGTCGTAGCGCTTGGGGTTGAAGTAGGCGTTCTCCAGCAGCTGCTGGGCGGCCTCACGCGTCGGCGGCTCACCCGGGCGCATCTTGCGGTAGATGTCGAGCAGCGCCTCGTCCTGGGTGGTGGTGTGGTCCTTCTCCAGGGTGGCGCGCATCGACTCGTAGTCGCCGAACTCCTCGAGGATCTGCTCGTTGGTCCACCCCATGGCCTTGAGCAGCACCGTGACGTTCTGCTTGCGCTTGCGGTCCAGGCGGACACCGACCATGTCGCGCTTGTCGACCTCGAACTCCAGCCAGGCACCGCGGGACGGGATGACCTTGGCCGTGTAGATGTCCTTGTCCGACGTCTTGTCGAGCGTGCGCTCGAAGTAGACGCCCGGGGACCGCACGAGCTGCGAGACGACGACCCGCTCGGTGCCGTTGACGATGAACGTCCCCTTGGGGGTCATGAGCGGGAAGTCACCCATGAAGACCGTCTGGGACTTGATCTCGCCGGTCTCGTTGTTGATGAACTCGGCGGTGACGAACAGCGGTGCGGAGTACGTGAAGTCACGCATCTTGCACTCGTCGATGCTGTTCTTGGGGTCCTCGAAGCGAGGATTGGAGAACGACAGCGACATGGTCGCCGAGAAGTCCTCGATCGGGCTGATCTCGTCCAGGATCTCCTGCAGCCCCGAGGTCGAGTTGACGTCGGTGCGCCCCTCGGCCCCGGCGGCGGCCACTCGCGCCTGCCAGCGCGAGTTACCGAGGAGCCAGTCGAAGCTGTCTATCTGAAGGGCGAGAAGGTTCGGAACCTCGAGGGGTTCGCGAATCTTGGCAAAGGAAATGCGACGCGAGACGGAGCCAGCAGTGGTGGTAGGCGTGACGGCCAACAGGGGTCCTTCCGAGGGCACACGGTCGGAATGCAAGCGCGGTCCTCAACCCACACGGGCAGCATCGGCGAAGGGCAGCGCAAAGCTGCAGTCTAACCCAAAGGGCACACTGCTGTCGAGTGGTTCGCCACTCTGCCCGTCGCTCTCCCTGGCATCTCCCACCTCTGTGCCCCCTCAGCATCTCGTCAGGAGGTCGCCCGCGTCAAGCACCGACGCCCGCGATGTGGTCGTTTTCTCCCCTTGACGACCGTGTTCACCGTGGTCAGAGCCAGATGTCGACGATCCCGAACAGTTGTCCAGATCCATTCTGGCCGGCGCGCCGGTCGCCGCGAGGCCCAGCCGACGGCAACCGTGCCGCGCCCCGGGCCAAGCCGACAGAGAGCCGAAACGGCCGGGTCCGGCACCCCGCGTGGGGATGCCGGACCCGGCCGTAGAGAGCTGTCGAGTGGTCAGAGACTCACTTGATGCTGACAGTGGCGCCGGCGCCCTCGAGGGCCTCCTTGGCCTTGTCGGCAGCCTCCTTGTTGACCTTCTCCAGCAGCGGCTTCGGAGCGGCCTCGACGAGGTCCTTGGCCTCCTTGAGGCCGAGCGAGGTGAGCCCGCGGACCTCCTTGATGACCTGGATCTTCTTGTCGCCGGCCGACTCGAGGATGACGTCGAACTCGTCCTTCTCCTCGGCGGCGGCCTCGCCGCCACCCGCACCACCGGCGGCCGGAGCCGCGGCAGCGACGGCGACCGGAGCGGCCGCGGTGACCTCGAAGGTCTCCTCGAACTTCTTCACGAACTCGGAGAGCTCGATGAGGGACATCTCCTTGAACGCGTCCAGGAGCTCCTCGGTGTTGAGCTTCGCCATGGTGGCGGGTTCCTTTCTCTGGTCGGCTGATGCCGGTTGTCGTACGGGCTCGGGGTCTCGTGACGACCCCCGGGGTCAGCCCTCGTTCTGCTCCGCCGCCGGGGCATCGGCCTCGGCGGGCGCGTCGGCGGCGGCCTCGGCCGGCGCCTCAGCCGTCTCGGCGGCAGCCTCGGCAGCGGGCTCCTCCGCGGCGGGGGCCGGCGTGCCGGCACCACCCGCGAGGATGCTGGGGTCGGCCTCGGCCTTCTGCCGCAGCGCCTCGACGACGCGAGCGGTCTGCGCCAGCGGGGCGGCGAACAGCGACACCGCGTTCTGCAGCGACGCCTTCATCGCACCGGCCAGCTTGGACAGCAGAACCTCACGCGACTCGAGGTCGGCGAGCTTCGTGATCTCCTCGCTCGAGAGCGGCGCGCCCTCGAGCAGGCCGCCCTTCACGACGAGGACGGGGTTGGCCTTGGCGAAGTCACGCAGGCCCTTGGCGGCCTCGACCGGGTCGCCCTTGACGAAGGCGATGGCCGACGGACCGGTCAGGTACTGGTCGAGCCCATCGATCCCGGCCTCTTTGGCCGCGATCTTGGTCAGCGTGTTCTTCACCACGGCGTAGGACGCGTTCCCACCGAGCGACCGACGGAGGTCCGTCAGCTGCTTGACGGTGAGGCCGCGGTACTCGGTCAGCACGACCGCGTTGCTGGAACGGAACTCGTCCGCCAGATCCGCGACCGCGGCTGCCTTGTCAGGCCTCGCCATGCGGCTCCTTCTGCAGATGGTGGTGCCGGCGAGCCCACGGACATGAAAAACGCCCCGGCGCAGGCGCGGGGCGGCGGTCACACCGGCAGAAGCCGATGTCGACGTTCACTCTCACCTGCGCGGGCCGCCCACATGGCTGCGGGACCTTCGTCACGATCGACTGGCGACCGTGAGACCGGCGGTCTTTGGCACGATGAATCATACGGGCCTGGCACGCGCGACGCCAAATCCGCCCCACTTCTGGAGAGGGGAGGTCAGCCCAGAGGGCCGGTGGCCTGGTCGGCTCGGAAGGAGTGGACCATGTTGCGCAATTCCTCGGTCCGCTCATCCGGCCAGTTCTCCGGCGGCGCGACGGCCAGCCAGGCGTCGACGAGCTCGCCGCCGTAGTTGTGCCCGTGCCCGGCCGGCACCGTGGCCGAAAGGGCCATGTCGGCGGTGATCTGCCAGAAGGTGACGAACGGATACCAGTCGAGGGTGGGCAGCACGTCCGGACCGTGCTCTTCGTCGATCCACTCCGGCCGGCTGAACATCAGATCCCACGACCACAGCGTCACCGGGTCGGAGGCGTGCTGCAGGAACAGCACCGGCGGTGCATCGTCGTCGAAGTCCAGGTCCAGCGGTTCCTGCCAGCCGCCCCAGAACTTCACCTCGCCGCCACCCTGGTACACCGGCAACCGGGACGGCGAGCCGGGTTCACGCTCGGCGGTGAACGTGGTGCGCAGGTCGTGGTGGTCCGGCGATCCGACCCACAGCGCGCCGTCGACCTTGCTCTGCAGGTCCTCCAACGAGTCGAACGCCGCGCCGCTGCCCATGGCGCCGAGGCTCTCGCCGTAGACGATGAGCTTCGGGCGGTCGTCCTCCGGTAGCTCCGCCCAGGCGGCGTGGACCGCGTCGAACAGTGCCGTGCCGGCGAGACGTACCTGCTCCTGGTCGGCGACGAACGAGATCCAGCTGGGCAGATACGAATACTGCACCGCGACGATCGCGGAGTCGCCGTTGTAGAGGTACTCCAGCGCGTCGGCGGCTGCGCCGTCCACCCAGCCGGTGCCGGTGGTGGTGACGACGACGAGCACCTCGCGCTCGAAGCCGCCGGCCCGTTCCAGCTCACGCACCGCCAGCGACGCCAGGCCGGCCGGCGTCTCCGCGGAGTCCATACCGATGTAGGCCCGGACCGGGTTCATGGCCGGCCGGCCGTTGAACCGCGTCAGCTCACCGACGGTCGGGCCGGACGACACGAACTCGCGTCCCTTGCGTCCCAGCGAGTCCCACGACACGAGCGACCCCGGACCGCCGGAATGGCTGGTGCTGGTGGGGGCATTGTTGCCGGCCTCGGTCTCCATGTTGACTGCGGCGAACGCGTCATTGGCGACGCCCAGCAACGACGGATAGAGCAGTCCGGTCCACGACCAGAACGCCAACCCCGTGACACACAGCACCGACGCGACCAGCGCCGCCAACGGCGGCACCCACCGGGCGAAGAACCGGCGCAGCCGGCGGGACGCACCACGGATCAGCCGGCCGGCTGCCAGGAAGACGATGAAGATGGCACCGGCCACCAGCAGGAGCAGCAGATAGTGGTTGGGCCCGGGGCTCGGCACGCCCATGAGCGTGCGCAGCTCGGTCTGCCACCCGGCCGTCGACGTCAGGTACCACGCCGCCGCGCCGGACGTCGTCACCCCCAACGACCACCACGCGATCAGCCGGACCCGTCGCGACGGGGCGAGCAGCGCCGGGCGCACCCGGCGGAGCACCAGGCGAACGACCCATGCGATCAACACGCCCAGCGCGTAGCCGATGGTGGCGGTGAGACCGCTCACCATGGCCTGGTAGATCCAGGTGCGTGGCAGCAGGGACGGCGTGAGCGACCAGCAGAAGAAGCAGGCGGCACCGATGATGCCGCCGAAGTCGGGTGTCAGCCAGTTCAGGAACCGGCCGAGTAGGGGGATGCGGCGCACGGACGGGAGCGTGCGGCCTCGCATCACTGCCCGGTCGAGCAGTTGCGTCACCGACACCACGCCCTGGGCACATGACAAGGCGACCGCCGCGTGCAGCCAGGCTGTCTCGCGGCGGTCGCCAGTCGGTGAGCCGTCAGCAACGGCTCACCGGTGTGGTGCTCATGCGTCAGCGGACTCCGCCGCCCGGACCTTGGACGGGTCGAGCGGGATGCTCGGGCCCATGGTGGTGGTGAGGGCCGCCTTGCGGATGTACCGGCCCTTGGACGCGGACGGCTTGAGCCGGTGGACCTCGTCGAGGGCGGCAGCATAGTTCTCGGCCAGTGCCTGCTCGGAGAACGAGGCCTTGCCGATGATGAAGTGGAGGTTCGAGTGCCGGTCAACGCGGAACTCGATCTTGCCGCCCTTGATGTCGGACACGGCCTTCTCGACGTCCATGGTCACGGTGCCGGTCTTCGGGTTCGGCATCAGGCCTCGCGGGCCGAGCACGCGACCCAGCCGGCCGACCTTGCCCATCATGTCCGGGGTGGCCACGACGGCGTCGAAGTCCAGACGCCCGCCTTGGATCTCCTCGACCAGCTCGTCGCCGCCGACAATGTCGGCGCCGGCCGCCTTCGCCTCCTCAGCCTTGGGGCCGACGGCGAAGACCAGGACCCGAGCGGTCTTGCCGGTGCCGTGCGGGAGGTTGACGGTGCCGCGGACCATCTGGTCGGCCTTTCGCGGGTCGACACCGAGCCGGAGCGCCACCTCGACGGTGGAGTCGTACTTGGTGGTCGACGTCTCGCGGGCCAAACGGACGGCCTCGAGCGGGGTGTAGAGCCGGTCGCGGTCGATCTTCTCCGCCGCGGCGCGGTAGGACTTGCTGCGCTTCATGTTCTCTCCCTGTGTTCCGGAGTCGTGGTGCGGACCAAGCGCTGGCCCTCCCACTGGTCACCGCGGGTGCGGCGACGCGGTTCAGTCGGCGACCGTGACACCCATCTGCCGGGCGGTGCCCGCGATGATCTTCTCGGCGGCGTCGAGGTCGTTGGCGTTCAGGTCGGGCATCTTCTGCTCGGCGATGGCCCGCAGCTGCTCGCGCGTGATGCTCGCGACCTTGGCGCGGTGCGGCTCGCCGGAGCCCTTGTCGATACCGGCGGCCTTCAGGATCAGCCGGGCCGCGGGCGGCGTCTTGGTGATGAAGGTGAAGGACCGGTCCTCGTAGACCGTGATCTCCACCGGCACCACGTTGCCGCGCTGCGACTCGGTAGCCGCGTTGTACGCCTTGCAGAACTCCATGATGTTCACGCCGTGCTGGCCCAGCGCGGGGCCCACGGGCGGCGCGGGGGTCGCCTGGCCGGCCTGGATCTGGAGCTTGATCAGGCCTGCGACCTTCTTCTTCGCTGGCATTCCTCGGGTCCTTCGTCGTGATTGGGTCGTTGATCTACCCGTTGTCCCGGCATGCTCCGGACGGAGCGCGCGGGGTACGTCAGAGCTTCTGGATCTGGTTGAACGAGAGCTCGACGGGGGTCTCGCGGCCGAATATCTCCACCAGACCCTTGATCTTCTGCGAGTCGGCGTTGATCTCGTTGATGGTGGCGTGCAAGGTGGCGAACGGTCCGTCGACGACCATGACGGAGTCACCGACCTCGAAGTCGACCACCTCGACCTGCTTCTTCTCCTCGGCAGGCTTGGCCTGCTCGGCCACCTGCGGCGCCAGCCAGCGCTCGACCTCGTCCAGGCCGAGCGGGATGGGCTGGTGCGCGTGGCCGACGAAGCCGGTGACGGCGGGGGTGTTGCGCACCGCCGACCAGGACTCGTCGGTCATGTCCATCCGGACCAGCACATACCCCGGGAAGCGGTTGCGCTTCACCATGCGGCGCTGACCGTTCTTGATCTCGGCGACCTCTTCGGTGGGCACCTCGATCTCGAAGATGTAGTCCTCCATGTTGAGGCTGCCGATCCGGTTCTCCAGATTGGCCCGGACGCGGTTCTCCATGCCCGAATAGGTCTGCACCACGAACCAGTCGCCCGGCTTCGACCGCAGTACCCGGCGGAACTCCGCCAGCGGGTCGCTGTCCTCGGCCTCGACGGCCTCATCCTCGCCAGCCTCAGCGCCCTCGGCCTCGACAGCGTCGGCGTCCTCGGACTCGGCCGTGCCGGCGCCCTCGGCCGCGACGGCCTCGTCCTCGGCGGCAGCGTCAGCCGGACCGGTGTCGCCCGTGGGCTCCTGACCGGTCTCGATGTCCTCGATGGTCGACTCGTGCTCGGACACGATGTGCGCTTCTTCCTCCTGGATTGGGCTGACCGCGCCAGCGGCTCAGCCGAAGACCTCGAACATCGCCCAGCCCAGACCGAGGTCCAGCAGGGAGATGATCGTGATCATGATCGCGACGAAGACGAGGACGACAGCGGTGTACGTGAGCAGCTGCTTGCGGGTCGGGTAGACGACCTTGCGCAGTTCCGCCACGACCTGGCGGACCCACAGCGACAGCCGAGCGAACGGCCCACGCCGCCGTGGCGGCCGGGGACGCTCGGGTGTAGCGGTCTTGCCGCTGGTCTCCGTCACGTGCCTACCTCGCTCGTGTTCTCGTACGCCGCCTGGTCCGGGCGTCGTCGTCGATCAGGCCGCAGGCTGCGGCCGCGCAGGGCAGGAGGGACTTGAACCCCCAACCGCCGGTTTTGGAGACCGGTGCTCTACCAATTGAGCTACTGCCCTTCGGGAGGACGTTGCGATCTCCGGCCGGAGACGTGCCTGGGCACACTTCGGCCGGGGGTCGGACGACCACCCAAGGAAGAGAGTGTACGGGGTCCTGCCCGTCCGGGTCGAACTCGCTGCCGAGACGGCCGGAAAGCCGTACGCATCGAGTTTACATCGCGATCATCGCATGCTCGATGACGGACGGTTCCTCGGCGTGCCCATCGCCTCCCCCGACGGAGCTCCGTACTGGCCTGCCCACAACCGGCTCTGGGAGCGGGTCCTCACGTTCTCGCTGCGCGCCGGGCACGACGCCGTCTTCTGCTGTCCGCTGCAGCCCGCCGAGCTGCGGCTTCCGGCACCCTGGGCCATGCTCGACTGCTCCGACGCCGAACTACGCCGCCGCCTTCGGGCGCGTGGCTGGACGGCGGAGGCCCGCATCGAGGAAGCGGTCGCCGATGCCGTCGACTGCCGCGCCGCGATCACCACCCGGTTCGACACCGAGAGCTCGAGCCCGGACGCCGTGGCCGCCGCCATCGCGGCCTGGGCCCGGCCCTGATCGCTGGCGCTCACCGGCGCGACTGCCTAGGGTCGTCGTAGATCAGGGCGGGCGGAGACGGAGACCGGTCATGAGCGCGACGGCGGACGGCGCGGCATCGGGCGACGACGACGGCTCGCCGGGCGCCGCGGAGTCGCCGCCGGACGACATCGTGATCGCGACCCGGCTCATGTACGTCGGCGCGACCCTGTCCGCGCTGCTGGGGCTGATGCGCGCCGTCGACCCCGACACGTTCCGCGACACCGTCGCCGCGCCAGGGAGCATGTCCGGTGACAGTCAGCTGGCCGGCTACGTGGTGTTCGCCTTCGTCACGGCCGGGATGTGGCTGCTGGTGGCGTGGGGATGCCGGCGCGGCCGCCGTTGGTTCCGCGTCGCCGGGACGTTGTTCGGCGCGTTCTACGTGGTCACGACGGTCGTGGCACTGTTCCAGGTGCCGCTGAACCTCGCCACCGTCGTCAGCGTCCTGATGGCCGCAGTCGCCGCCGTCGTGCTCTGGCTGCTGTGGCGGCCCGACTCCAGCCGCTGGTTCGCCGGCGGCGTGTCCGGGGCGAACTTGCGATAACAACGCGCCAACATCCTGGCGCAACCATCGTCGCAGGTACGCACCCCCGGATAGGGTGCTGAGCCAGGAAAGCACCTGTCGACACAATGGAGACTCGACTATGAGCGGCACCACGCCTCCCCCGGGGTCCGACCCGGGCGAGGAGAAGAATCCGTACGCCCAGCCGGGCGACCAGGGTCCGTCGCAGACGCCGCCCTGGGCTCCGGCCGGCCAGCCGCCGAGCCAGCCTCCCGCCTGGAGCGGCCCCGCAGCCGGCGGCTGGGGCGACCCGACCGCGGGTGTCCGCCCTGAGCCGCCGCAGCCCATCCTCACCGCGGCCAAGCTCATGTACGTCGGCGCGGCGCTGTCGGCTCTGTTGCTTCTGTTCACGTTCCTCAGCCGCGGTGCCATCCGTGACGCGGTGGAGGACAGCGACACCGGCCTCTCCGCGGACGAGGTCGACGCCGCGGTCAACCTCACCATCGGCATCGGTGTGGTCGTCGGGCTGATCGGTATCGGTCTGTGGCTGTGGATGGCGGCGGCGAACAAGGCCGGCAAGTCCTGGGCCCGAGTCGTCGCGACCATCCTCGGTGGCCTGAACATCCTGTTCACGCTGTTCTCGCTGAGCGGTGGCGGCGGCCTCAACCTGATCGTCAACGTGCTGCAGATCGCGCTGGCGGCGTACATCCTCTATCTGCTGTACCGGCCGGAATCCAGCCAGTACTACGCGGCGGTCAGCGGCTCACGTCGCTGACCCCGTCCGGCCGCAGCCTCGGCCACGACCTCGGCGCAGTTCCGGCCGAGGTCGTGGCCGTCGTCATCTACGGTCCGGATTGAGGAACCCCTTGGCGCGGGGCGGGACGGTGATGCCAGGATGGACGGCATGATCTCGCCCGCGCCCGCCGGCGCCGCCAGCCGTCGTGTCTCCACCCGCATCGGCTCCATCACGGAGTCCGCAACGCTCGCGGTGGACGCCAAGGCGAAGGCGCTGAAGGCGGCCGGCCGCCCGGTCATCGGCTTCGGCGCCGGTGAGCCGGACTTCCCGACGCCCGACTACATCGTCGAGGCGGCGGTCGCGGCCTGCCGCGACCCGAAGAACCACCGCTACACCCCGGCCGGCGGCCTGCCCGAGCTGCGGGAGGCCATCGCCGTCAAGACCGCGCGCGACTCCGGCTACCAGGTCGAGCCCGCCCAGGTCCTCGTCACCAACGGCGGCAAGCAGGCCGTCTACCAGGCGTTCGCCACCATGCTCGACCCCGGCGACGAGGTTCTGCTGCCCGCGCCGTACTGGACCACCTATCCGGAGTCCATCTCCCTGGCCGGTGGGGTCCCGGTCGAGGTGCTCGCCGACGAGACCACCGGCTACCGCGTCACGGTCGAGCAGTTGGAGGCCGCCCGCACGGAGCGCACCAAGGTGCTGCTGTTCGTGTCGCCCTCCAACCCGACCGGTGCGGTGTACTCGCCCGAAGCCGTCCGCGAGATCGGCCGGTGGGCCTACGAGCACGGCATCTGGGTCCTCACGGACGAGATCTACGAGCACCTCGTCTACGGCGACGCGACGTTCTCGTCCATCGTCACAGCCGTCCCGGAGCTGGCCGACACCTGCGTCGTCGTCAACGGCGTGGCCAAGACCTACGCCATGACCGGCTGGCGCGTCGGCTGGATGATCGGCCCCAAGGACGTCGTCAAGGCCGCGGCGAACCTGCAGTCGCACGCGACGTCCAACGTCGCCAACGTGTCGCAGCGGGCCGCTCTGGCCGCCGTCTCCGGCGACCTCGCCGCGGTCGCGACGATGCGCGATGCATTCGACCGCCGCCGGCGCACCATCGTCTCGATGCTGAACGAGATCGACGGCGTCTACTGCCCGGAGCCGGAAGGCGCCTTCTACGCCTACCCGTCGGTGAAGGGAGTGCTCGGCCGCACCATCGCCGGGCGCACGCCCACCACCAGTGCCGAGCTCGCCGAGATCATCCTCGACGAAGCCGAGGTCGCGGTGGTGCCGGGCGAGGCGTTCGGGCCGAGCGGGTACCTGCGCCTGTCCTACGCACTCGGGGACGACGACCTCGCCGAGGGCGTCGGGCGCATCCAGCGGCTGCTCGGCTGAGCCCACCGCGGTGACGCTGTCCGAGACCGCACCCCAGGCCCGCCAGCGGGCCGGCCGCGACCTGCGCGCGCTGCCGAAGGCGCACCTGCACCTGCACTTCACCGGGTCGATGCGCCACTCGACGCTGCTCGACCTCGCGGACGAGCACGGGGTGCGGTTGCCGGACGCGTTGCGTGAGGACTGGCCGCCGGTGCTGTCCGCGGCCGACGAGAAGGGCTGGTTCCGCTTTCAGCGGCTCTACGACCTCGCCCGCTCGGTGCTGCAGACGGAGGCCGACGTGCGCCGGCTGCTGCTGGAAGCCGCACAGGATGAGGCCGCCGAGGGTTCCGGCTGGCTGGAGATCCAGGTCGACCCGTCCGGCTACGGCAGCAGGTTCGGCGGCATCACCGCGTTCACCGACCTGGTCCTCGACGCCGCCCGGCAGGCGTCCACGTCGACGGGCGTCGGGATGGCGATCGTCATCGCGGCCAACCGCACCCGGCATCCGCTCGATGCCCGCACCCTCGCCCGCCTGGCCGCTCAGTACGCCGGCCGGGGCGTCGTCGGGTTCGGGCTCTCCAACGACGAGCGCCGCGGCGTGATCGCCGAGTTCGCGCCGGCGTTCGCGATCGCCAACCGGGCCGATCTGCTGTCCGTGCCGCACGGCGGGGAGCTACGCGGCCCCGACAGCGCCCGGGCCTGCCTGGACGACCTCGGCGCGAATCGGCTCGGGCACGGCATCCGGTCGGCGGAGGACCCAGCGCTGCTGGAGCGCGTCGCCGCGGCCGGTGTCACGCTGGAGGTCTGCCCGGCCTCGAACGTCAGCCTCGGCGTCTATCCCACCGCCGCGGACGTCCCACTACGGACGATCCGCGCCGCCGGTGCTCGGGTCGCCCTGGGCGCCGACGACCCCCTGCTGTTCGGCTCGCGACTGCTCGAGCAATACGAGACCGCCCGGCACGTCCACGGTTTCGACGACACCGAGCTGGCCGGGCTGGCGCGCGGCTCGATCGAGGGCTCAGCCGCCCCGTCGGACGTTCGCCGGCGCCTCCTCGACGCCGTCGACGCCTGGCTTGCCTCCGATCCGGTCCCGCCCGCGCACCCGAAATGATCACGTTGCCCATGGGTGTTCCCGCTTCACCAGGAATGCTTGCCTCGTGAAGCGCGAAGAGTCCTCCGGGCGGATCACACCGGTGCCGGAACCGCCGCGG
It encodes:
- the rplL gene encoding 50S ribosomal protein L7/L12; the encoded protein is MAKLNTEELLDAFKEMSLIELSEFVKKFEETFEVTAAAPVAVAAAAPAAGGAGGGEAAAEEKDEFDVILESAGDKKIQVIKEVRGLTSLGLKEAKDLVEAAPKPLLEKVNKEAADKAKEALEGAGATVSIK
- the rplK gene encoding 50S ribosomal protein L11; translation: MPAKKKVAGLIKLQIQAGQATPAPPVGPALGQHGVNIMEFCKAYNAATESQRGNVVPVEITVYEDRSFTFITKTPPAARLILKAAGIDKGSGEPHRAKVASITREQLRAIAEQKMPDLNANDLDAAEKIIAGTARQMGVTVAD
- the rplA gene encoding 50S ribosomal protein L1 translates to MKRSKSYRAAAEKIDRDRLYTPLEAVRLARETSTTKYDSTVEVALRLGVDPRKADQMVRGTVNLPHGTGKTARVLVFAVGPKAEEAKAAGADIVGGDELVEEIQGGRLDFDAVVATPDMMGKVGRLGRVLGPRGLMPNPKTGTVTMDVEKAVSDIKGGKIEFRVDRHSNLHFIIGKASFSEQALAENYAAALDEVHRLKPSASKGRYIRKAALTTTMGPSIPLDPSKVRAAESADA
- the rpoB gene encoding DNA-directed RNA polymerase subunit beta, producing the protein MLAVTPTTTAGSVSRRISFAKIREPLEVPNLLALQIDSFDWLLGNSRWQARVAAAGAEGRTDVNSTSGLQEILDEISPIEDFSATMSLSFSNPRFEDPKNSIDECKMRDFTYSAPLFVTAEFINNETGEIKSQTVFMGDFPLMTPKGTFIVNGTERVVVSQLVRSPGVYFERTLDKTSDKDIYTAKVIPSRGAWLEFEVDKRDMVGVRLDRKRKQNVTVLLKAMGWTNEQILEEFGDYESMRATLEKDHTTTQDEALLDIYRKMRPGEPPTREAAQQLLENAYFNPKRYDLARVGRYKLSKKLGLDLALDQSTLTIDDIIGTLRYLVRLHAGETELTNGELTVPVEVDDIDHFGNRRIRTVGELIQNQVRTGLSRMERVVRERMTTQDVEAITPQTLINIRPVVAAIKEFFGTSQLSQFMDQTNPLAGLTHKRRLNALGPGGLSRERAGMEVRDVHPSHYGRMCPIETPEGPNIGLIGSLATYGRINAFGFIETPYRRVVDGRVTDDIEYLSADEEDRRVIAQANAQLAEDGHFAEEKVLVRKRGGEIETVPGDQVDYMDVSPRQMVSVATAMIPFLEHDDANRALMGSNMQRQAVPLLRSESPLVGTGMESHAAEDAGDVVLAEKSGVVTELSADYVTIMADDGTYQTYQLAKFRRSNAGSCINQRPIVDEGQRVEAGQVIADGPSTELGEMALGKNLLVAFMSWEGHNYEDAIVISQRLIQDDVLTSIKIEEHEVDARDTKLGPEEITRDIPNVSDEVLADLDERGIIRIGAEVTNGDILVGKVTPKGETELTPEERLLRAIFGEKAREVRDTSLKVPHGESGKVIGVRVFDRDEGDELPPGVNQLVRVYIAQMRKIQDGDKLAGRHGNKGVIAKILPVEDMPFLEDGTPVDMVLNPLGVPSRMNLGQVMETHLGWVAKTGWQVEGDDEEWKTRLRGIGAAEAPANTKVATPVFDGAREDEIAGLLASTLKTRDGVRLVGGDGKAQLFDGRSGEPFPKPVAVGYMYILKLNHHVDDKIHARSTGPYSMVTQQPLGGKAQFGGQRFGEMEVWALQAYGAAYALQELLTIKSDDVPGRVKVYEAIVKGENIPESGIPESFKVLFKEMQALCLNVEVLSSDGSQIEMRETDEDVFRAAEELGIDLSRREPSSVEEV
- the rplJ gene encoding 50S ribosomal protein L10; the encoded protein is MARPDKAAAVADLADEFRSSNAVVLTEYRGLTVKQLTDLRRSLGGNASYAVVKNTLTKIAAKEAGIDGLDQYLTGPSAIAFVKGDPVEAAKGLRDFAKANPVLVVKGGLLEGAPLSSEEITKLADLESREVLLSKLAGAMKASLQNAVSLFAAPLAQTARVVEALRQKAEADPSILAGGAGTPAPAAEEPAAEAAAETAEAPAEAAADAPAEADAPAAEQNEG
- the secE gene encoding preprotein translocase subunit SecE — its product is MTETSGKTATPERPRPPRRRGPFARLSLWVRQVVAELRKVVYPTRKQLLTYTAVVLVFVAIMITIISLLDLGLGWAMFEVFG
- the nusG gene encoding transcription termination/antitermination protein NusG, giving the protein MSEHESTIEDIETGQEPTGDTGPADAAAEDEAVAAEGAGTAESEDADAVEAEGAEAGEDEAVEAEDSDPLAEFRRVLRSKPGDWFVVQTYSGMENRVRANLENRIGSLNMEDYIFEIEVPTEEVAEIKNGQRRMVKRNRFPGYVLVRMDMTDESWSAVRNTPAVTGFVGHAHQPIPLGLDEVERWLAPQVAEQAKPAEEKKQVEVVDFEVGDSVMVVDGPFATLHATINEINADSQKIKGLVEIFGRETPVELSFNQIQKL
- a CDS encoding alpha/beta hydrolase; the encoded protein is MRRIPLLGRFLNWLTPDFGGIIGAACFFCWSLTPSLLPRTWIYQAMVSGLTATIGYALGVLIAWVVRLVLRRVRPALLAPSRRVRLIAWWSLGVTTSGAAAWYLTSTAGWQTELRTLMGVPSPGPNHYLLLLLVAGAIFIVFLAAGRLIRGASRRLRRFFARWVPPLAALVASVLCVTGLAFWSWTGLLYPSLLGVANDAFAAVNMETEAGNNAPTSTSHSGGPGSLVSWDSLGRKGREFVSSGPTVGELTRFNGRPAMNPVRAYIGMDSAETPAGLASLAVRELERAGGFEREVLVVVTTTGTGWVDGAAADALEYLYNGDSAIVAVQYSYLPSWISFVADQEQVRLAGTALFDAVHAAWAELPEDDRPKLIVYGESLGAMGSGAAFDSLEDLQSKVDGALWVGSPDHHDLRTTFTAEREPGSPSRLPVYQGGGEVKFWGGWQEPLDLDFDDDAPPVLFLQHASDPVTLWSWDLMFSRPEWIDEEHGPDVLPTLDWYPFVTFWQITADMALSATVPAGHGHNYGGELVDAWLAVAPPENWPDERTEELRNMVHSFRADQATGPLG